The genomic DNA GCTGGCCGCCAGCCGCGCCGTGCCCTCCGCCCACTCGAGGAATCCCGGCCCCGCCGCGGGCGGCGTCAGCCAGAACACGGACGTCGCGCCCGCGAAGGCCACGTCCAGCACGGCCCCGTCGTCCGTGGACCCCTCCACCACCTTCGCGCCCGCCTTCACCAGGTCCGCGACCTTGTCCGCGCTCCGGCTGATGACGGTGACCCGCTCCCCCGCCGCCAACAGGTGACGCACCAGGGGACGTCCGATGTTTCCGTTCGGCGTGTTGATGACGATGCTCATGACTGCCTCCGTCGACTGCGAGATGGCGTCATGGTGTCCCCCGTCTCGACATGAGGCCACTGCATGTTATTCATAGACACATGAGCAGGTCACATACCGCCCGCAAGAAGGCCCGGCCCTCCCACCCCGCCCCCGCGCCGCGGCCCGCGCCCCAGCCGACGAACACCGGCGTGGACCTGGCCGGCATCAACCTCAACCTCGCCGTGGCCCTGGACGCCCTCCTGACGGAGATGAACGTCACCAAGGCCGCGGCCAAGCTGGGCATCACCCAGTCCGCCATGAGCCACACCCTGGCCCAGCTCCGTGAGCTGCTCGGAGACGCCCTGCTCATCCGGGGGCGCGGCGGAATGGTCCGGACGCCCCGCGCGGACCAGCTCGCGGCGCCCCTGCACCGGGGCCTGTTGGAGGTGCAGCGCGCCCTGCGCAACGAATCCACCTTCGAGCCCCGCGCGTCGGCCCGGCGCTTCACGATTGCCTCGGGCGACTACTTCGCCGCCGCGCTCCTCCCTCGCCTGCTGGAGCTGCTGGACCAGGAGGCCCCCCACGTCGACCTCACGGTCCGCCCCCTCGTCGTCTCCCAGGCCCCGGCCCAACTGGAGAGCGGCGAGGTGGACCTCATCATCGGCGCCTTCCCCGAACCCGCCCCGGCGCTGCGCCAGGCCCGGCTCTTCTCGGAGGACTTCGTCTGCGTCGTCCGGCGCGACCACCCCGTGGTGAGGAACTCGCTCGACCTGGACACATACCTGGGCCTCCCCCACGTCCTCATCAGCCCCAAGGGCGAGGGGGCGGGCGCCGTCGACGTCGCGCTCGAACGCGTGGGGCGCACCCGGCGCATCGGCCTGCGGCTCCCCTACTTCCTCACGGCCGTACTCTCCGTGGTCCGCAGCAACCACGTCCTCACCGCGCCCCGGAAGCTCGCCGAGCTGTTCGTCGACCTGGGCCCGCTCCGGCTGCTCCCACCTCCCGTGGCCCTGCGCCCCTTCGACGTCTTCCAGGTCTGGCACGAGCGCTTCGACGACGACCCCGCCCACCGCTGGCTCCGGAGCATGCTGTCCCGCGCTGGCGCGGCGCATCATCCCCTCCGCTAACCCCGCGACATTCCGAGCCGCGCCAACGCCAAACAGGCCCACTGACGCCCGCCGACAGGGACACTGAACACGGATTCACCTGTGGGCGAGCATCCGACGGGCCGACCGGTGTAGGGTGCGACCCTATGACTTCTTCCGAGAAGCTGTTTTTCACGCAAACCGTGGATGCGCTCTTCGTGCGCGCCCTCGAGAACCGCCTCACGCCGGCGTGCCGCGAGCACCTGCGCCGTGCGGGGCTGGACCTCGACCAGAAGCTGGGACGGACGTACACGCTGGAGCAGTGGAAGGAGTTCCTGCGCATCGCGGCTGGTCACGTCTATGGCGGCGTTCCCGCCGAGGCGGCCTACTACTCGCTCGGCGAGCGCTTCATGGATGCCTACTTCGGCACCTTCTTCGGGCGCGCCCTGCTGGGCGTGGTCCGCCTGGCGGGCCCCCGGCGCATGCTGTTGCGCTCGGGGCTCGGCTTTCGCGCCGGCAACAACTTCAGTGTGGTCGAAATCGTTGAACGGAGCCCCACCTATGTGGAGCTGCGGATGAACGATGTCCTGGCGGACCTACCGACGTTCGCGGCGGGTCTGCTGGCGCGCGCGGTGGAGCTGTGTGGTGGCTGGCGGGTGGTGGTGCTGCCCGAGGAGTTCGACGGGACGGCGGCCACGTTCCACATCCGGTGGCAGGAGGTCACCGCCGAGTCGGTGCTCCCCCCGCCGGACAACGGCGCGGCGGGCGCGTCCCGACCTCGCGCCTGACGCACGGGCGCTCGTGGCAATCCGCCACGGCGGCGCGCGGAACGCCATGCCCGCGCGCCGGGCGGCCAGGCTCCGCGGCGCCTCGTGCCAGCGCCGCCTCCGAGGGAGATGGCGCCACGAAGGACGTCGGCGCCCCCTGGCATCGCCGGTGCAGTCCCTGGGTCCAGCGGCGGAGGACACATGGACAACGGCAGTGGGGTGATGGTGAAGCTCGAGCGTGGCGCGCTCGTGGGTTGGGGGCTGGTGATTCTGGTGGCGGTGGTGCTGGCGGGAGCGGGCGCCTGGCACGGACTGCTCCATGGGAAGCCCGAGGCCCCGGTGGCACAGGTCCCCGTGGCGCCCCCCGCGGTGGCGGCCCGGACCGCGGATGCCCCCCTCCCCCCCATCGCCGAGCTCGACGCGCTGCTCCGGGCGCGGCTGGCGAGCGCCTCCCCGCTGACCGAGTTCTCCTCCTGGCTGCGCGAGGCGGACCTGCTGCGCCGGTTCGTGGGGGTCGTCTCCAACGTGGCCGAGGGCGACAGCCCGCGCGCGCTGGTGGGGTTCCTCGCGCCCTCCGCTGAGTTCCCGGTCAGCGTCCAGGCGGGGCGCACGCTGGTCGCGCCCCGGGGCTACACGCGGTACGACACCGTGGGCCGGGTGGTGGGCAGCCTCGACTCGACGCTGCTGGTGGACACGTACCGCGAGGTGCGCGCGTTCGCCCAGCGGCTGTACCAGGAGAGCGCGCCGCCGGGCAGCTCGTTCGAGGCGACGCTGCTGCGCGCCTTCGAGCAGGTGCTGGCGGTGCCCGTGCTGGAGCAGGACGTGGAGGTGGTGGCCCGGGGGGCGCTGTACGTGTACGCGGATCCCCGGCTGGAGGCGCTCACACCCGCGCAGAAGCACCTGCTGCGGATGGGGCCGGCGAACCTGCGCCTCATCCAGGGCAAGGTCCGCGAGGTCCAGCTGAAGCTCACCCAGCAGGCCTCACGGCCCTGAGGCGGAGTGGGATTCGAGCGAGCTCCGGACGAGGTGACGAGGGCCCCCGTGTCCGCCGGGTGGACGGGCGGACCCGGGCTCCCACCTCGAGCCGGGATGTTGGTATCTGCCCTCATGCGCTCCTCCGTCCTGCCCGTGTTGTTGCTGTGTACGGCGCTCGCTGGCGTCATCGGCGGGGCCTTCCACTTCATCCGGCGGGACAGACAGGCGCTGGTGGACCAGTTCGCCCGGGAGCG from Myxococcus stipitatus includes the following:
- a CDS encoding LysR family transcriptional regulator — its product is MSRSHTARKKARPSHPAPAPRPAPQPTNTGVDLAGINLNLAVALDALLTEMNVTKAAAKLGITQSAMSHTLAQLRELLGDALLIRGRGGMVRTPRADQLAAPLHRGLLEVQRALRNESTFEPRASARRFTIASGDYFAAALLPRLLELLDQEAPHVDLTVRPLVVSQAPAQLESGEVDLIIGAFPEPAPALRQARLFSEDFVCVVRRDHPVVRNSLDLDTYLGLPHVLISPKGEGAGAVDVALERVGRTRRIGLRLPYFLTAVLSVVRSNHVLTAPRKLAELFVDLGPLRLLPPPVALRPFDVFQVWHERFDDDPAHRWLRSMLSRAGAAHHPLR
- a CDS encoding DUF2378 family protein, whose protein sequence is MTSSEKLFFTQTVDALFVRALENRLTPACREHLRRAGLDLDQKLGRTYTLEQWKEFLRIAAGHVYGGVPAEAAYYSLGERFMDAYFGTFFGRALLGVVRLAGPRRMLLRSGLGFRAGNNFSVVEIVERSPTYVELRMNDVLADLPTFAAGLLARAVELCGGWRVVVLPEEFDGTAATFHIRWQEVTAESVLPPPDNGAAGASRPRA
- a CDS encoding DUF3014 domain-containing protein, which produces MDNGSGVMVKLERGALVGWGLVILVAVVLAGAGAWHGLLHGKPEAPVAQVPVAPPAVAARTADAPLPPIAELDALLRARLASASPLTEFSSWLREADLLRRFVGVVSNVAEGDSPRALVGFLAPSAEFPVSVQAGRTLVAPRGYTRYDTVGRVVGSLDSTLLVDTYREVRAFAQRLYQESAPPGSSFEATLLRAFEQVLAVPVLEQDVEVVARGALYVYADPRLEALTPAQKHLLRMGPANLRLIQGKVREVQLKLTQQASRP